In the genome of Molothrus aeneus isolate 106 chromosome 5, BPBGC_Maene_1.0, whole genome shotgun sequence, one region contains:
- the SEC61A2 gene encoding protein transport protein Sec61 subunit alpha: protein MGIKFLEVIKPFCAVLPEIQKPERKIQFREKVLWTAITLFIFLVCCQIPLFGIMSSDSADPFYWMRVILASNRGTLMELGISPIVTSGLIMQLLAGAKIIEVGDTPKDRALFNGAQKLFGMIITIGQAIVYVMTGMYGDPAEMGAGICLLIIIQLFVAGLIVLLLDELLQKGYGLGSGISLFIATNICETIVWKAFSPTTINTGRGTEFEGAVIALFHLLATRTDKVRALREAFYRQNLPNLMNLIATVFVFAVVIYFQGFRVDLPIKSARYRGQYSSYPIKLFYTSNIPIILQSALVSNLYVISQMLSVRFSGNFLVNLLGQWADVSGGGPARSYPVGGLCYYLSPPESMGAIFEDPVHVIVYIIFMLGSCAFFSKTWIEVSGSSAKDVAKQLKEQQMVMRGHRDTSMVHELNRYIPTAAAFGGLCIGALSVLADFLGAIGSGTGILLAVTIIYQYFEIFVKEQAEVGGVGALFF, encoded by the exons ATGGGCA TAAAATTTTTAGAAGTCATTAAGCCATTCTGTGCAGTGTTACCTGAAATCCAGAAACCGGAAAGAAAA ATCCAGTTCAGAGAGAAGGTACTATGGACAGCCATCACACTCTTCATTTTCCTAGTGTGCTGCCAG ATCCCTTTGTTTGGAATCATGTCATCAGATTCTGCAGACCCCTTCTATTGGATGAGAGTCATTCTTGCATCAAACAGAG gTACTTTGATGGAACTGGGTATCTCACCCATTGTGACATCAGGTTTGatcatgcagctgctggcaggagcaaaGATCATTGAAGTTGGTGATACTCCAAAAGACAGAGCCTTGTTCAATGGAGCTCAGAAAT TATTTGGGATGATTATTACCATTGGGCAAGCCATTGTGTATGTTATGACTGGAATGTATGGAGATCCTGCTGAAATGGGTGCTGGAATTTGTCTTCTTATTATAATTCAG CTGTTTGTGGCTGGTTTGATTGTGTTGCTGCTAGATGAGTTGCTACAGAAAGGTTATGGATTGGGGTCTGGTATTTCCCTGTTTATTGCTACCAACATCTGTGAAACCATTGTCTGGAAAGCTTTCAGTCCCACTACCATCAACACTGGCAGAG GAACAGAGTTTGAGGGTGCTGTGATTGCCTTGTTCCATCTCCTGGCCACACGAACTGACAAGGTCCGGGCTTTGCGGGAGGCTTTTTACCGACAGAATCTGCCCAATCTCATGAACCTGATTGCTACAgtgtttgtgtttgctgtaGTCATCTATTTCCAG GGGTTCCGAGTGGATTTGCCCATCAAGTCTGCACGGTACCGTGGGCAGTACAGCAGCTATCCCATCAAGCTGTTCTACACCTCCAACATTCCCATCATTCTGCAGTCTGCCTTGGTGTCAAACCTCTATGTCATTTCCCAGATGCTGTCTGTTCGTTTCAGTGGCAACTTCTTGGTGAACTTACTGGGACAGTGGGCA GATGTCAGTGGAGGTGGCCCTGCTCGCTCTTACCCTGTTGGTGGCCTGTGCTACTACTTGTCTCCTCCAGAATCCATGGGTGCAATATTTGAGGATCCTGTCCATGTAATagtttatataatatttatgttGGGATCCTGTGCATTCTTCTCCAAGACTTGGATCGAGGTGTCTGGCTCATCAGCAAAAGAT GTTGCCAAGCAACTCAAAGAACAGCAAATGGTGATGAGAGGCCACAGGGATACATCAATGGTTCATGAGCTTAACAG ATATATCCCTACAGCAGCTGCATTTGGTGGTTTGTGCATCGGTGCCCTTTCAGTACTGGCTGACTTTCTAGGAGCCATTGGCTCTGGCACTGGCATTCTGCTTGCAGTCACTATTATTTAtcagtattttgaaatatttgtaaaaGAACAAGCTGAAGTTGGAGGAGTAGGTGCATTATTTTTCTAG